One genomic segment of Panicum virgatum strain AP13 chromosome 2N, P.virgatum_v5, whole genome shotgun sequence includes these proteins:
- the LOC120658300 gene encoding cyclic nucleotide-gated ion channel 17-like isoform X1 produces the protein MFGSRVQDEVEMQRRPNNRIFPDERQNQSKPLYQAARVDRFGANRLDVKNPEKLKVLNEGNKPWHQRILDPGSNIVLRWNRVYLMACLFALFIDPFFYYLPLVRKYDNGSSCVAKDQGLSIGITVVRSLADLFYMLNIAIKFHTAYVDPKSRVLGKGELVVDIKKIRRRYIRTDFFVDVLAAVPLPQVTVWLIMPAIQRPDDNVRNTTFALIIVIQYVIRMYLIVPLSNQIIKAVGVVAKSAWGGAAYNLLLYMLASHITGAIYYLLSVERQITCWDQQCLVENTSCSLRFISCENIDSNGYQEWQNNTQIFNNCDANNNNFNYGMFSSALSKGAVSSPLAEKYFFCLWWGLLQLSSSGNPLVTSAFIVENTFAIAIGAISLILFAQLIGNMQTYLQSVSKRLEEWRLRQRDMDEWMRHHQLPAYLQERVRRFVQVKWLATRGVEEESILQALPADIRRDVQRHLCLDLVRRVPFFSEMDDQLLDAICERLVSFLCPENTYISREGDPVNEMLFIIRGKLESSTTNGGRSNFFNSIILRPGDFAGEELLTWALLPKTNVHFPLSTRTVRSLTEVEAFALRAEDLKFVANQFRRLHSKKLQHTFRFYSHHWRTWAACFIQAAWRQHQRRKLAESLSRWESYSWWSEDHQVANKPRHEGTSSGGRTIAEDAIAHMHKLASASRRFRAEDTAIRRLQKPDEPDFSADHFD, from the exons atgttTGGGTCCAGGGTACAGGATGAGGTGGAGATGCAGAGGAGGCCTAACAACAG GATCTTTCCTGACGAGAGGCAAAATCAATCGAAACCATTATATCAAGCTGCACGTGTCGACAGATTTGGTGCAAATAGACTAGATGTGAAAAATCCTGAGAAGCTTAAGGTGTTAAATGAAGGCAACAAACCATGGCACCAGCGTATTCTAGATCCTGGAAGTAATATTGTACTGAGATGGAACAGGGTGTACCTTATGGCATGTTTGTTTGCTCTTTTCATCGATCCGTTTTTCTATTACCTTCCATTGGTTAGAAAATATGATAATGGATCTTCATGTGTTGCCAAGGATCAGGGATTGAGCATAGGAATCACTGTCGTACGATCACTTGCTGATTTGTTTTACATGTTGAACATAGCTATCAAGTTTCACACTGCATATGTGGATCCAAAGTCCCGGGTCCTTGGAAAGGGAGAGCTTGTTGTAGATATTAAGAAGATTCGACGAAGATATATCAGAACTGATTTCTTTGTAGACGTACTTGCAGCTGTGCCACTTCCACAG GTTACTGTGTGGTTAATTATGCCTGCGATCCAAAGGCCAGACGACAACGTACGGAACACTACATTTGCTCTCATAATTGTGATTCAATATGTCATAAGAATGTATCTCATCGTTCCTCTAAGCAATCAGATTATCAAAGCTGTTGGAGTAGTTGCAAAGTCAGCTTGGGGAGGTGCAGCATACAATCTTCTGCTCTACATGCTTGCAAGCCAC ATTACTGGTGCAATATATTATCTTCTCTCCGTTGAACGGCAGATTACATGTTGGGACCAGCAGTGCCTTGTGGAAAATACATCTTGCAGCCTTAGATTTATAAGTTGTGAGAATATTGATTCGAATGGTTATCAAGAGTGGCAAAATAATACACAAATATTTAACAACTGTGATGCCAATAATAATAATTTTAACTACGGAATGTTTTCTAGTGCACTGAGTAAAGGCGCTGTCTCATCTCCACTTGCTGAGAAATACTTCTTTTGTCTATGGTGGGGCTTGCTGCAGCTTAG TTCAAGTGGAAATCCTCTAGTGACAAGTGCCTTTATTGTAGAGAACACATTTGCAATAGCAATTGGTGCTATCAGTCTCATACTCTTTGCTCAGTTGATTGGCAATATGCAG ACATACCTGCAGTCTGTCAGTAAAAGGCTTGAGGAGTGGAGACTGAGGCAAAGGGACATGGATGAGTGGATGAGGCATCATCAACTCCCAGCTTACCTTCAAGAACGTGTCCGGCGGTTTGTTCAAGTTAAATGGCTTGCAACACGAGGAGTAGAAGAGGAGTCCATCTTGCAAGCTTTGCCTGCTGATATACGCCGGGATGTGCAGCGCCATCTTTGTTTGGACCTTGTTCGACGT GTCCCTTTTTTCTCTGAGATGGATGACCAACTTCTTGATGCCATCTGTGAGCGGCTGGTGTCGTTCCTGTGCCCCGAGAACACATATATCTCTCGTGAGGGTGATCCTGTGAACGAGATGCTTTTCATCATTCGTGGCAAACTAGAGAGTTCAACAACCAACGGTGGCCGTAGCAACTTCTTCAACTCCATCATCCTGCGCCCAGGTGATTTTGCAGGTGAAGAGCTGCTGACATGGGCTCTGCTTCCGAAGACTAATGTCCACTTCCCGCTTTCGACAAGGACCGTACGGAGCCTCACAGAGGTTGAAGCCTTCGCCCTGCGAGCTGAGGACCTCAAATTTGTGGCAAACCAGTTCCGGAGGCTTCACAGCAAGAAGCTCCAGCACACATTCCGGTTCTATTCGCACCACTGGAGAACTTGGGCTGCCTGCTTCATCCAGGCAGCCTGGCGGCAGCACCAGAGAAGAAAGCTTGCTGAGAGCCTCAGCCGATGGGAGtcatactcatggtggtcagaggATCACCAAGTTGCCAATAAACCCAGACATGAAGGCACCTCAAGCGGTGGTAGGACGATTGCTGAGGATGCCATTGCCCATATGCATAAGCTCGCATCTGCTTCCAGAAGGTTCCGTGCTGAGGACACAGCTATTCGCAGGCTGCAGAAGCCTGATGAGCCCGACTTCTCCGCAGACCATTTCGATTGA
- the LOC120658300 gene encoding probable cyclic nucleotide-gated ion channel 14 isoform X2 encodes MFGSRVQDEVEMQRRPNNRIFPDERQNQSKPLYQAARVDRFGANRLDVKNPEKLKVLNEGNKPWHQRILDPGSNIVLRWNRVYLMACLFALFIDPFFYYLPLVRKYDNGSSCVAKDQGLSIGITVVRSLADLFYMLNIAIKFHTAYVDPKSRVLGKGELVVDIKKIRRRYIRTDFFVDVLAAVPLPQVTVWLIMPAIQRPDDNIIKAVGVVAKSAWGGAAYNLLLYMLASHITGAIYYLLSVERQITCWDQQCLVENTSCSLRFISCENIDSNGYQEWQNNTQIFNNCDANNNNFNYGMFSSALSKGAVSSPLAEKYFFCLWWGLLQLSSSGNPLVTSAFIVENTFAIAIGAISLILFAQLIGNMQTYLQSVSKRLEEWRLRQRDMDEWMRHHQLPAYLQERVRRFVQVKWLATRGVEEESILQALPADIRRDVQRHLCLDLVRRVPFFSEMDDQLLDAICERLVSFLCPENTYISREGDPVNEMLFIIRGKLESSTTNGGRSNFFNSIILRPGDFAGEELLTWALLPKTNVHFPLSTRTVRSLTEVEAFALRAEDLKFVANQFRRLHSKKLQHTFRFYSHHWRTWAACFIQAAWRQHQRRKLAESLSRWESYSWWSEDHQVANKPRHEGTSSGGRTIAEDAIAHMHKLASASRRFRAEDTAIRRLQKPDEPDFSADHFD; translated from the exons atgttTGGGTCCAGGGTACAGGATGAGGTGGAGATGCAGAGGAGGCCTAACAACAG GATCTTTCCTGACGAGAGGCAAAATCAATCGAAACCATTATATCAAGCTGCACGTGTCGACAGATTTGGTGCAAATAGACTAGATGTGAAAAATCCTGAGAAGCTTAAGGTGTTAAATGAAGGCAACAAACCATGGCACCAGCGTATTCTAGATCCTGGAAGTAATATTGTACTGAGATGGAACAGGGTGTACCTTATGGCATGTTTGTTTGCTCTTTTCATCGATCCGTTTTTCTATTACCTTCCATTGGTTAGAAAATATGATAATGGATCTTCATGTGTTGCCAAGGATCAGGGATTGAGCATAGGAATCACTGTCGTACGATCACTTGCTGATTTGTTTTACATGTTGAACATAGCTATCAAGTTTCACACTGCATATGTGGATCCAAAGTCCCGGGTCCTTGGAAAGGGAGAGCTTGTTGTAGATATTAAGAAGATTCGACGAAGATATATCAGAACTGATTTCTTTGTAGACGTACTTGCAGCTGTGCCACTTCCACAG GTTACTGTGTGGTTAATTATGCCTGCGATCCAAAGGCCAGACGACAAC ATTATCAAAGCTGTTGGAGTAGTTGCAAAGTCAGCTTGGGGAGGTGCAGCATACAATCTTCTGCTCTACATGCTTGCAAGCCAC ATTACTGGTGCAATATATTATCTTCTCTCCGTTGAACGGCAGATTACATGTTGGGACCAGCAGTGCCTTGTGGAAAATACATCTTGCAGCCTTAGATTTATAAGTTGTGAGAATATTGATTCGAATGGTTATCAAGAGTGGCAAAATAATACACAAATATTTAACAACTGTGATGCCAATAATAATAATTTTAACTACGGAATGTTTTCTAGTGCACTGAGTAAAGGCGCTGTCTCATCTCCACTTGCTGAGAAATACTTCTTTTGTCTATGGTGGGGCTTGCTGCAGCTTAG TTCAAGTGGAAATCCTCTAGTGACAAGTGCCTTTATTGTAGAGAACACATTTGCAATAGCAATTGGTGCTATCAGTCTCATACTCTTTGCTCAGTTGATTGGCAATATGCAG ACATACCTGCAGTCTGTCAGTAAAAGGCTTGAGGAGTGGAGACTGAGGCAAAGGGACATGGATGAGTGGATGAGGCATCATCAACTCCCAGCTTACCTTCAAGAACGTGTCCGGCGGTTTGTTCAAGTTAAATGGCTTGCAACACGAGGAGTAGAAGAGGAGTCCATCTTGCAAGCTTTGCCTGCTGATATACGCCGGGATGTGCAGCGCCATCTTTGTTTGGACCTTGTTCGACGT GTCCCTTTTTTCTCTGAGATGGATGACCAACTTCTTGATGCCATCTGTGAGCGGCTGGTGTCGTTCCTGTGCCCCGAGAACACATATATCTCTCGTGAGGGTGATCCTGTGAACGAGATGCTTTTCATCATTCGTGGCAAACTAGAGAGTTCAACAACCAACGGTGGCCGTAGCAACTTCTTCAACTCCATCATCCTGCGCCCAGGTGATTTTGCAGGTGAAGAGCTGCTGACATGGGCTCTGCTTCCGAAGACTAATGTCCACTTCCCGCTTTCGACAAGGACCGTACGGAGCCTCACAGAGGTTGAAGCCTTCGCCCTGCGAGCTGAGGACCTCAAATTTGTGGCAAACCAGTTCCGGAGGCTTCACAGCAAGAAGCTCCAGCACACATTCCGGTTCTATTCGCACCACTGGAGAACTTGGGCTGCCTGCTTCATCCAGGCAGCCTGGCGGCAGCACCAGAGAAGAAAGCTTGCTGAGAGCCTCAGCCGATGGGAGtcatactcatggtggtcagaggATCACCAAGTTGCCAATAAACCCAGACATGAAGGCACCTCAAGCGGTGGTAGGACGATTGCTGAGGATGCCATTGCCCATATGCATAAGCTCGCATCTGCTTCCAGAAGGTTCCGTGCTGAGGACACAGCTATTCGCAGGCTGCAGAAGCCTGATGAGCCCGACTTCTCCGCAGACCATTTCGATTGA
- the LOC120658341 gene encoding BTB/POZ domain-containing protein At3g05675-like isoform X1 codes for MCLVSCPRLAHLPYPPCLRASLSSASSSLSLHRRNSGMRAGRPKIGDQATSDVVVRLRTPEGRDEWLYCHSAVLAAGSTYFADRLSDAWPTCQILGSRYCVEVYCQELDLSSHVTALRFLYAAEPCSRFGVRGALGVLQAAVNLGCGEIAAACAGYIESAPWDEADEEEILRTVPGLGAQYECILARLRPIDPAPVTRIFLSAFRHATRSSAAGPARELKSAAQEQLEYMLTEDDDAPLIALDNVNVKSQVKDCVTGLLSRFSDFLSSVLTKHKETSLVGDIGDLQQELHTFVCDISWVCQILSKLEMMKCIVLYWVGVSSDVVEAVEVVCPGYDYLKTSLKVVEVSAKVLEAVAFGNIVLPTEKRHHMVNVWITFARTTKSLIVQADHDDDEGDAETPKANLDNEVWQGLESAIVSIVLTLPSNSQAEILSEWLQSKHVRYPDLTEAFEAWCYRSKVAKRRLSFLSNIDRVS; via the exons ATGTGTCTGGTCTCTTGCCCCCGTCTTGCTCACCTCCCCTATCCGCCGTGCCTGCGAGCCTCGCTTTCGTCGGCGTCTTCCTCGCTCAGTCTTCACCGCAGAAA CAGTGGCATGAGGGCGGGGCGCCCCAAGATCGGCGACCAGGCGACCAGCGACGTGGTGGTGCGGCTACGGACGCCGGAGGGCCGCGACGAGTGGCTCTACTGCCActccgccgtcctcgccgccggcagcacCTACTTCGCCGACCGCCTCTCCGATGCCTGGCCGACGTGCCAGATCCTCGGCTCGCGCTACTGCGTCGAGGTCTACTGCCAGGAGCTCGACCTCAGCTCCCATGTCACCGCGCTCCGGTTCCTATACGCCGCCGAGCCGTGCTCCCGCTTCGGCGTCCGCGGCGCGCTCGGCGTGCTCCAGGCCGCGGTGAACCTCGGCTGCGGCGAGattgccgccgcctgcgccggctACATCGAGTCCGCCCCCTGGGACGAGGCCGACGAGGAGGAGATTCTGAGGACCGTGCCCGGCCTCGGCGCGCAGTACGAATGCATCCTTGCGCGTCTCCGGCCGATCGATCCGGCTCCGGTGACCCGCATCTTCCTCTCGGCGTTCCGGCACGCGACGCGCTCGTCGGCAGCTGGTCCGGCGCGGGAGCTCAAGTCTGCTGCTCAGGAGCAGCTTGAGTATATGCTCACCGAAGATGACGACGCACCATTGATAGCCCTTGACAACGTCAATGTCAAGTCTCAGGTGAAGGATTGTGTTACTGGTCTGCTGAGCAGGTTCAGTGATTTCCTGAGTTCTGTACTGACGAAACATAAGGAGACGTCTCTTGTTGGTGACATCGGCGATCTTCAGCAGGAGCTGCATACTTTTGTTTGTGACATCTCCTGGGTCTGTCAGATTTTAAGCAAGCTGGAGATGATGAAATGCATTGTTCTCTACTGGGTTGGAGTGTCGTCTGATGTGGTTGAAGCTGTCGAAGTAGTATGCCCTGGGTACGACTATCTCAAGACCAGTCTGAAGGTGGTAGAGGTGTCTGCAAAGGTACTGGAGGCTGTTGCGTTTGGCAATATTGTTCTTCCAACTGAGAAACGTCATCATATGGTGAATGTCTGGATTACCTTTGCAAGGACAACAAAGTCTTTGATTGTTCAGGCCGATCACGATGATGATGAAGGTGATGCTGAGACACCAAAGGCAAACCTGGACAATGAGGTCTGGCAGGGCCTGGAGTCAGCAATCGTTTCAATTGTGCTGACACTGCCGTCAAATAGTCAGGCTGAGATTTTATCAGAATGGCTCCAGTCGAAGCATGTCCGATATCCTGACTTGACGGAGGCATTTGAAGCCTGGTGTTATAGATCGAAGGTTGCCAAAAGAAGGCTCTCTTTCTTGAGCAACATTGATCGGGTGTCTTGA
- the LOC120658341 gene encoding BTB/POZ domain-containing protein At3g05675-like isoform X2, whose amino-acid sequence MCLVSCPRLAHLPYPPCLRASLSSASSSLSLHRRNGMRAGRPKIGDQATSDVVVRLRTPEGRDEWLYCHSAVLAAGSTYFADRLSDAWPTCQILGSRYCVEVYCQELDLSSHVTALRFLYAAEPCSRFGVRGALGVLQAAVNLGCGEIAAACAGYIESAPWDEADEEEILRTVPGLGAQYECILARLRPIDPAPVTRIFLSAFRHATRSSAAGPARELKSAAQEQLEYMLTEDDDAPLIALDNVNVKSQVKDCVTGLLSRFSDFLSSVLTKHKETSLVGDIGDLQQELHTFVCDISWVCQILSKLEMMKCIVLYWVGVSSDVVEAVEVVCPGYDYLKTSLKVVEVSAKVLEAVAFGNIVLPTEKRHHMVNVWITFARTTKSLIVQADHDDDEGDAETPKANLDNEVWQGLESAIVSIVLTLPSNSQAEILSEWLQSKHVRYPDLTEAFEAWCYRSKVAKRRLSFLSNIDRVS is encoded by the exons ATGTGTCTGGTCTCTTGCCCCCGTCTTGCTCACCTCCCCTATCCGCCGTGCCTGCGAGCCTCGCTTTCGTCGGCGTCTTCCTCGCTCAGTCTTCACCGCAGAAA TGGCATGAGGGCGGGGCGCCCCAAGATCGGCGACCAGGCGACCAGCGACGTGGTGGTGCGGCTACGGACGCCGGAGGGCCGCGACGAGTGGCTCTACTGCCActccgccgtcctcgccgccggcagcacCTACTTCGCCGACCGCCTCTCCGATGCCTGGCCGACGTGCCAGATCCTCGGCTCGCGCTACTGCGTCGAGGTCTACTGCCAGGAGCTCGACCTCAGCTCCCATGTCACCGCGCTCCGGTTCCTATACGCCGCCGAGCCGTGCTCCCGCTTCGGCGTCCGCGGCGCGCTCGGCGTGCTCCAGGCCGCGGTGAACCTCGGCTGCGGCGAGattgccgccgcctgcgccggctACATCGAGTCCGCCCCCTGGGACGAGGCCGACGAGGAGGAGATTCTGAGGACCGTGCCCGGCCTCGGCGCGCAGTACGAATGCATCCTTGCGCGTCTCCGGCCGATCGATCCGGCTCCGGTGACCCGCATCTTCCTCTCGGCGTTCCGGCACGCGACGCGCTCGTCGGCAGCTGGTCCGGCGCGGGAGCTCAAGTCTGCTGCTCAGGAGCAGCTTGAGTATATGCTCACCGAAGATGACGACGCACCATTGATAGCCCTTGACAACGTCAATGTCAAGTCTCAGGTGAAGGATTGTGTTACTGGTCTGCTGAGCAGGTTCAGTGATTTCCTGAGTTCTGTACTGACGAAACATAAGGAGACGTCTCTTGTTGGTGACATCGGCGATCTTCAGCAGGAGCTGCATACTTTTGTTTGTGACATCTCCTGGGTCTGTCAGATTTTAAGCAAGCTGGAGATGATGAAATGCATTGTTCTCTACTGGGTTGGAGTGTCGTCTGATGTGGTTGAAGCTGTCGAAGTAGTATGCCCTGGGTACGACTATCTCAAGACCAGTCTGAAGGTGGTAGAGGTGTCTGCAAAGGTACTGGAGGCTGTTGCGTTTGGCAATATTGTTCTTCCAACTGAGAAACGTCATCATATGGTGAATGTCTGGATTACCTTTGCAAGGACAACAAAGTCTTTGATTGTTCAGGCCGATCACGATGATGATGAAGGTGATGCTGAGACACCAAAGGCAAACCTGGACAATGAGGTCTGGCAGGGCCTGGAGTCAGCAATCGTTTCAATTGTGCTGACACTGCCGTCAAATAGTCAGGCTGAGATTTTATCAGAATGGCTCCAGTCGAAGCATGTCCGATATCCTGACTTGACGGAGGCATTTGAAGCCTGGTGTTATAGATCGAAGGTTGCCAAAAGAAGGCTCTCTTTCTTGAGCAACATTGATCGGGTGTCTTGA
- the LOC120658341 gene encoding BTB/POZ domain-containing protein At3g05675-like isoform X3, whose translation MRAGRPKIGDQATSDVVVRLRTPEGRDEWLYCHSAVLAAGSTYFADRLSDAWPTCQILGSRYCVEVYCQELDLSSHVTALRFLYAAEPCSRFGVRGALGVLQAAVNLGCGEIAAACAGYIESAPWDEADEEEILRTVPGLGAQYECILARLRPIDPAPVTRIFLSAFRHATRSSAAGPARELKSAAQEQLEYMLTEDDDAPLIALDNVNVKSQVKDCVTGLLSRFSDFLSSVLTKHKETSLVGDIGDLQQELHTFVCDISWVCQILSKLEMMKCIVLYWVGVSSDVVEAVEVVCPGYDYLKTSLKVVEVSAKVLEAVAFGNIVLPTEKRHHMVNVWITFARTTKSLIVQADHDDDEGDAETPKANLDNEVWQGLESAIVSIVLTLPSNSQAEILSEWLQSKHVRYPDLTEAFEAWCYRSKVAKRRLSFLSNIDRVS comes from the coding sequence ATGAGGGCGGGGCGCCCCAAGATCGGCGACCAGGCGACCAGCGACGTGGTGGTGCGGCTACGGACGCCGGAGGGCCGCGACGAGTGGCTCTACTGCCActccgccgtcctcgccgccggcagcacCTACTTCGCCGACCGCCTCTCCGATGCCTGGCCGACGTGCCAGATCCTCGGCTCGCGCTACTGCGTCGAGGTCTACTGCCAGGAGCTCGACCTCAGCTCCCATGTCACCGCGCTCCGGTTCCTATACGCCGCCGAGCCGTGCTCCCGCTTCGGCGTCCGCGGCGCGCTCGGCGTGCTCCAGGCCGCGGTGAACCTCGGCTGCGGCGAGattgccgccgcctgcgccggctACATCGAGTCCGCCCCCTGGGACGAGGCCGACGAGGAGGAGATTCTGAGGACCGTGCCCGGCCTCGGCGCGCAGTACGAATGCATCCTTGCGCGTCTCCGGCCGATCGATCCGGCTCCGGTGACCCGCATCTTCCTCTCGGCGTTCCGGCACGCGACGCGCTCGTCGGCAGCTGGTCCGGCGCGGGAGCTCAAGTCTGCTGCTCAGGAGCAGCTTGAGTATATGCTCACCGAAGATGACGACGCACCATTGATAGCCCTTGACAACGTCAATGTCAAGTCTCAGGTGAAGGATTGTGTTACTGGTCTGCTGAGCAGGTTCAGTGATTTCCTGAGTTCTGTACTGACGAAACATAAGGAGACGTCTCTTGTTGGTGACATCGGCGATCTTCAGCAGGAGCTGCATACTTTTGTTTGTGACATCTCCTGGGTCTGTCAGATTTTAAGCAAGCTGGAGATGATGAAATGCATTGTTCTCTACTGGGTTGGAGTGTCGTCTGATGTGGTTGAAGCTGTCGAAGTAGTATGCCCTGGGTACGACTATCTCAAGACCAGTCTGAAGGTGGTAGAGGTGTCTGCAAAGGTACTGGAGGCTGTTGCGTTTGGCAATATTGTTCTTCCAACTGAGAAACGTCATCATATGGTGAATGTCTGGATTACCTTTGCAAGGACAACAAAGTCTTTGATTGTTCAGGCCGATCACGATGATGATGAAGGTGATGCTGAGACACCAAAGGCAAACCTGGACAATGAGGTCTGGCAGGGCCTGGAGTCAGCAATCGTTTCAATTGTGCTGACACTGCCGTCAAATAGTCAGGCTGAGATTTTATCAGAATGGCTCCAGTCGAAGCATGTCCGATATCCTGACTTGACGGAGGCATTTGAAGCCTGGTGTTATAGATCGAAGGTTGCCAAAAGAAGGCTCTCTTTCTTGAGCAACATTGATCGGGTGTCTTGA